One Setaria viridis chromosome 5, Setaria_viridis_v4.0, whole genome shotgun sequence genomic region harbors:
- the LOC117855023 gene encoding uncharacterized protein, translated as MASPSSTSNNSALSPAASSGATTPGAGAPCAACKFLRRKCLPGCVFAPYFPPEEPQKFANVHKVFGASNVTKLLNELLPHQREDAVSSLAYEAEARVKDPVYGCVGAISVLQRQVHRLQKELDAAHAELLRYACGDVSGIPTALPVSGGAAPRLSAAMPSPGQFATSATAAAGMYSGRTRLGLVDGIAPPPPPAGCYFMRSNNVVMSSSPGADVAPVLPYASMANWAVNAMSATTTATSGSESIVLDHKEGGDSSM; from the coding sequence ATGGCATCCCCGTCGAGCACCAGCAACAACTCCGCCCTCTCCCCGGCGGCCTCGTCGGGGGCGACGACGCCCGGCGCCGGTGCGCCGTGCGCGGCGTGCAAGTTCCTGCGTCGCAAGTGCCTGCCGGGGTGCGTGTTCGCGCCCTACTTCCCGCCGGAGGAGCCCCAGAAGTTCGCCAACGTGCACAAGGTGTTCGGCGCCAGCAACGTGACCAAGCTGCTCAACGAGCTGCTCCCTCACCAGCGCGAGGACGCCGTGAGCTCGCTCGCCTACGAGGCCGAGGCGCGCGTCAAGGACCCCGTCTACGGCTGCGTCGGCGCCATCTCCGTGCTCCAGCGCCAGGTCCACCGCCTCCAGAAGGAGCTCGACGCCGCGCACGCCGAGCTCCTCCGCTACGCCTGCGGCGACGTCAGCGGCATCCCCACCGCGCTGCCcgtcagcggcggcgccgcccccagGCTCTCCGCGGCAATGCCGAGCCCCGGCCAGTTCGCAACGTCCGCCACCGCAGCCGCCGGCATGTACAGCGGCCGGACGAGGCTGGGGCTCGTCGACGGcatagcgccgccgccgccgccagccgggTGCTACTTCATGCGGAGCAACAACGTCGTCATGAGTAGTAGCCCGGGCGCTGACGTGGCGCCCGTGCTGCCTTACGCTTCCATGGCTAATTGGGCCGTGAATGCCATGAGCGCCACCACGACCGCCACCTCCGGATCGGAGAGCATCGTGTTGGATCACAAGGAAGGGGGAGACAGCAGCATGTGA